One segment of Metallosphaera cuprina Ar-4 DNA contains the following:
- the fdhF gene encoding formate dehydrogenase subunit alpha: protein MPRVNGMEYESREGETILSLLMRNGLYVPHVCFNEGLVPLNSCDTCVVSANGRLVRACSTKVEEGMIITTDDQRAVEKRREALSRILRYHKLYCTVCENNNGDCDLHNAVVKERTFRQDYLNKPYSQDSSGPFYVYDPNQCILCGRCVEACQDFAVNEVIWINWDLDPPRVVWDKGSNIGDSSCVNCGTCVTVCPVNALMEKSMLGEAGLFTWINPKVKEKMIKTIGDREDNFSLLMTMSEIESKARRSQIRRTKTVCTYCGVGCSFEIWTKNRKILKVEPKPESPANGILTCVKGKFGWDFVNSKDRLTKPLIREGDHFREASWEEAIRLIASKFKQIKERYGPDALGFIASDKMSNEEAYLLQKLARGVIGTNNVDNSSRYCQSPATIGLWRTVGIGADSGTIKDIEMADLILIVGHNTTESHPVIGSKVKRAQKVNGAKIVVIDVRKHEIAERADLFIRPKPGNDALILAGVVKYILDNDWVNHEFLKRVEGLENLKRSLKDLTLEYVESTSGVPKEDIIKLAKMIHEAKGVVVLWGMGVTQHLGGADTSTMISNLLLLTGNYGRPGAGAFPMRGHNNVQGVSDFGCLPNYLPGYQPMEENVFSKFEDAWRTKLNRRPGLQIPQMIEGILEGKVHGLYIVGEDTVMVDCGTPLTRKALEGLEFLVVQDMFLTETAKLADVVLPACSNLEKDGTFVNTERRIQRFYKAMDPLGESKPDWEIIQLLARELGESWNYLHPSEIMDEIAKLVPIFSGVRYDRLEGFNSLVWPVEEDGRDTPILYVNSFALEGGKAKLYPIVWKRKSVEEKVYSITVNSGRVLEHFHEGTMTGRVEGLARKFPETYVEISSELAKKHSIKTGDMVLVRSKFGGEIRAKALVSDRVFGEEIFVPLFASNPSKAVNNLTGREIDRDSGTPGYKDTLASIEKLSAEASPPLPKDNWRFHVQDRRRQLGIEVTKKWKREEFKPLID, encoded by the coding sequence ATGCCCCGCGTAAACGGCATGGAATATGAGAGCAGAGAAGGGGAGACAATACTATCGCTATTGATGAGGAATGGGCTCTACGTACCTCACGTATGCTTCAATGAGGGACTAGTTCCGCTCAACAGTTGCGATACGTGCGTTGTCTCAGCTAACGGAAGGCTCGTTAGAGCATGCAGCACGAAAGTGGAGGAAGGGATGATAATAACAACGGACGACCAGAGAGCGGTTGAAAAGAGGAGAGAAGCTTTGTCTAGGATATTGAGATACCACAAGCTGTACTGCACCGTCTGTGAAAACAACAACGGAGATTGCGATTTGCACAACGCCGTAGTTAAGGAGAGAACGTTCCGTCAAGATTACTTGAACAAGCCTTATTCTCAGGACAGCTCTGGCCCCTTCTACGTTTATGATCCGAACCAGTGTATACTTTGCGGTAGATGCGTAGAAGCTTGTCAAGACTTCGCAGTGAACGAGGTTATATGGATCAACTGGGACCTGGATCCTCCTAGAGTCGTATGGGACAAAGGATCTAACATAGGTGACTCATCGTGTGTTAACTGTGGAACGTGCGTAACGGTTTGCCCAGTTAACGCCTTGATGGAAAAGTCAATGCTGGGAGAGGCCGGTCTCTTCACATGGATCAACCCGAAGGTTAAGGAGAAGATGATAAAGACGATAGGTGATAGAGAAGATAACTTCAGCCTACTCATGACGATGAGCGAGATTGAGTCTAAAGCTAGGAGGTCCCAAATAAGGAGGACTAAGACCGTGTGCACCTACTGTGGAGTGGGATGCTCATTTGAGATATGGACTAAAAATAGGAAAATATTAAAGGTGGAACCGAAACCTGAGTCCCCTGCGAACGGGATATTAACGTGTGTTAAAGGTAAGTTCGGATGGGATTTCGTTAATAGCAAGGATAGGTTAACTAAGCCCTTGATAAGGGAAGGAGATCACTTCAGGGAAGCTAGCTGGGAGGAGGCGATAAGACTTATCGCTTCGAAGTTCAAGCAGATAAAAGAGAGATACGGACCCGACGCATTAGGTTTCATAGCGTCAGACAAGATGAGTAATGAGGAGGCATATCTTCTTCAGAAGTTAGCGAGAGGCGTCATAGGGACCAATAACGTAGATAACTCTTCCAGGTACTGCCAATCCCCTGCCACAATTGGACTTTGGAGGACGGTCGGAATAGGTGCCGACTCAGGAACTATAAAGGATATAGAGATGGCCGACTTGATCTTGATAGTGGGTCACAACACGACGGAGAGCCATCCTGTGATTGGAAGCAAGGTGAAGAGGGCCCAAAAGGTTAATGGAGCTAAGATCGTGGTCATAGACGTTAGGAAACACGAGATTGCGGAGAGGGCCGATCTGTTCATTAGACCTAAGCCGGGGAACGACGCTTTAATCTTGGCCGGCGTCGTGAAGTACATCTTAGATAACGACTGGGTTAATCACGAGTTCTTGAAAAGAGTAGAAGGGCTTGAAAACCTTAAGCGGTCTCTGAAGGACTTAACTCTGGAGTACGTAGAGTCAACGTCTGGAGTTCCCAAGGAGGACATAATCAAACTAGCCAAAATGATCCATGAAGCGAAGGGGGTCGTAGTTTTATGGGGAATGGGAGTGACTCAACACCTGGGGGGAGCAGATACCTCAACGATGATATCAAACTTGCTTCTTCTCACTGGAAATTACGGTAGACCCGGAGCTGGGGCTTTCCCAATGAGAGGACACAACAACGTCCAAGGAGTGAGCGACTTCGGGTGTTTACCTAACTATTTACCCGGTTATCAGCCCATGGAAGAAAACGTGTTTTCAAAGTTTGAGGACGCATGGAGAACCAAACTAAACAGGAGGCCTGGACTTCAGATTCCTCAAATGATAGAGGGTATCCTAGAGGGGAAAGTTCATGGACTTTACATAGTTGGGGAGGACACAGTGATGGTGGACTGTGGAACTCCTCTGACCAGAAAGGCGCTCGAGGGCTTGGAATTCTTAGTTGTGCAGGATATGTTCCTTACTGAGACCGCTAAGCTAGCTGACGTAGTGCTACCTGCCTGTTCAAACTTAGAGAAGGATGGTACTTTCGTGAACACTGAAAGGAGAATACAGAGATTCTATAAGGCTATGGATCCCTTAGGCGAGTCTAAACCTGATTGGGAGATAATTCAGCTGTTGGCTAGGGAGCTAGGGGAGAGCTGGAACTACCTTCATCCCTCCGAGATAATGGATGAGATAGCTAAACTCGTCCCGATCTTCTCAGGAGTTAGATATGATAGGTTAGAGGGTTTCAACAGTCTCGTCTGGCCAGTTGAGGAGGACGGAAGGGACACTCCAATCCTATACGTTAACTCCTTCGCTCTGGAAGGAGGTAAGGCAAAGCTATACCCAATAGTATGGAAGCGCAAGTCGGTTGAGGAAAAAGTTTACTCGATAACCGTCAACTCAGGCAGGGTTTTAGAGCACTTTCACGAAGGTACAATGACTGGAAGGGTGGAGGGTTTAGCTAGGAAGTTCCCTGAAACGTACGTAGAGATTTCAAGCGAGCTTGCCAAAAAGCACTCAATTAAGACTGGCGATATGGTTTTAGTTCGATCTAAGTTCGGAGGTGAGATTAGAGCTAAGGCTTTAGTCTCTGACAGGGTTTTTGGGGAGGAGATATTCGTTCCGCTTTTCGCTTCTAATCCCTCTAAGGCCGTAAACAACTTAACGGGAAGGGAGATAGATCGTGACTCAGGAACACCGGGGTACAAGGATACGCTAGCTTCAATAGAGAAGCTCTCCGCTGAGGCTAGTCCTCCCTTACCTAAAGACAATTGGAGGTTTCACGTACAGGATAGGAGAAGGCAACTTGGAATAGAGGTGACAAAGAAATGGAAGAGAGAGGAGTTCAAACCTTTGATAGATTGA
- the fdhD gene encoding formate dehydrogenase accessory sulfurtransferase FdhD: MQVEKVNLVKIREGEWTRNEDFVAIEEPLEISTCFRECKTFAIVMRTPGDDLELSLGFLYSEGIIDRYDDVVSVEVRSGTSQIFLKNENKVKSREIVVNSSCGVCGRALLYALEVLRSDVRIKSDVIFSLPKKLRDGQSAFNVTGGLHAAGLFSTEGEMLYLYEDVGRHNAVDKIVGRLLMRNELPASSTILQVSGRIGYEIVSKAIMAGIPVVSGISAPTSYAIKIAEDSGITLIGFSRGESFNVYAHPERIKA, from the coding sequence GTGCAAGTAGAGAAGGTAAACCTGGTCAAGATTAGAGAAGGGGAGTGGACGAGGAACGAGGACTTCGTTGCCATAGAAGAGCCTTTGGAGATCTCCACGTGCTTCCGAGAGTGTAAAACCTTTGCCATAGTGATGAGAACTCCAGGTGACGACCTGGAGCTCTCTCTGGGGTTCCTCTACTCTGAAGGGATAATAGACAGATACGATGACGTCGTCTCCGTTGAGGTGAGATCAGGTACTTCTCAAATTTTCTTAAAAAATGAAAATAAAGTGAAATCTAGAGAGATAGTCGTTAACTCGAGCTGCGGAGTTTGCGGAAGAGCCCTCCTTTACGCTCTCGAGGTGTTGAGATCAGACGTTAGGATCAAAAGCGACGTAATCTTCTCACTGCCTAAGAAGTTGAGGGATGGACAGAGCGCATTCAACGTCACTGGAGGTCTCCACGCTGCTGGCCTGTTTTCAACTGAAGGAGAGATGCTTTACCTTTACGAGGACGTCGGAAGACACAACGCTGTAGATAAGATAGTAGGAAGGTTGTTGATGAGGAACGAACTGCCAGCTAGCTCCACGATTTTACAGGTGAGCGGAAGAATAGGTTATGAGATAGTAAGTAAGGCTATCATGGCTGGAATACCTGTGGTGAGCGGAATCTCCGCTCCGACCAGCTACGCCATTAAAATAGCTGAAGATTCGGGAATAACCTTAATCGGGTTCTCCAGAGGAGAGAGCTTTAACGTTTACGCCCACCCTGAGAGAATTAAGGCTTAA
- a CDS encoding DUF1641 domain-containing protein — translation MEERGVQTFDRLISQLPEAAEVIEDLLRLLKALRKSGVLDFLIGLLENLDSTLESTVDRNANALRSLGQIYATLNGDEEIKDVTLSDILRELNDPDVKRGLMAIIKVLKVIGSASREGKPGQD, via the coding sequence ATGGAAGAGAGAGGAGTTCAAACCTTTGATAGATTGATCTCTCAACTCCCTGAGGCAGCGGAGGTCATAGAGGACCTTCTCAGGCTTTTGAAGGCTCTACGTAAGAGTGGTGTCCTCGATTTCCTCATTGGACTTCTTGAGAACCTAGACTCAACTTTAGAGAGCACAGTTGACAGGAACGCTAACGCGTTGAGGAGCTTGGGTCAGATTTACGCAACGCTCAACGGAGATGAGGAGATAAAGGACGTAACGCTTAGCGACATCCTTAGAGAATTGAACGATCCAGACGTGAAGAGAGGGTTAATGGCGATCATAAAAGTGTTAAAAGTGATAGGAAGTGCAAGTAGAGAAGGTAAACCTGGTCAAGATTAG
- a CDS encoding APC family permease: MDKKELAKGSISYREVVAQGIGGAAPAMASLVTLTGAAAYSYGALPLAVALATVAVLLDATRLSITSRYIQSAGGIYAFISEGLGKRWGYLIGWAYVLYALTALVFIFLSVGVFLPGALEVLGVNAPSWIWAPLVIFVALFGGVLSYLGIRPSLRFTLIMSILEIAFILGTSLLIFTKVPPDPSTFTLEYAPSHSMFNVGVGMAFVFLAFAGYETTSVLGEEAVDPKNTITKGVFTSAFLVGITYLVASEAFTVGWGVNDMSSFFNELVPGVVLGMRFGGFVLALILTVLLINSGLTDSVTFFNTVSRVVYAMAKDGVLDKRLEGVHEDRRTPHVAVMFSLIFSLVYALAFSAVIGPENVFLAVGITTTFGFLIALFTANVSLLFILRRFNSLNWWNVLLTVVINSILSFVIFANVVTTAINSFVLIGVSTFVVWMIAGVIYGYVRRVST; the protein is encoded by the coding sequence ATGGATAAGAAAGAGTTAGCCAAGGGATCAATTTCATACAGAGAAGTTGTAGCTCAAGGTATTGGTGGAGCGGCCCCTGCTATGGCGAGCCTCGTTACATTAACTGGAGCCGCAGCGTATTCGTACGGAGCGCTTCCTCTCGCGGTAGCTCTAGCCACAGTAGCCGTGCTGTTGGACGCCACTAGGCTCTCCATAACTAGTAGGTACATTCAAAGCGCAGGAGGAATATACGCGTTCATATCTGAGGGACTGGGGAAGAGGTGGGGTTATCTAATAGGATGGGCTTACGTCTTGTACGCTTTGACCGCGTTAGTTTTCATTTTCCTCTCAGTAGGAGTTTTCCTGCCCGGTGCCCTAGAGGTGCTAGGAGTTAACGCCCCTTCATGGATATGGGCTCCACTGGTTATTTTCGTTGCGCTCTTTGGAGGCGTACTTTCGTATCTGGGAATAAGACCCTCCCTTAGGTTCACCCTGATAATGAGTATCTTAGAGATCGCCTTCATTTTGGGAACTTCGCTTCTGATATTCACAAAGGTTCCACCAGACCCCTCTACGTTCACTTTAGAGTACGCCCCGTCTCATTCGATGTTCAACGTGGGTGTGGGGATGGCGTTCGTTTTCCTGGCCTTCGCCGGATATGAAACCACTTCCGTACTGGGAGAGGAGGCAGTAGATCCTAAAAATACAATAACTAAGGGCGTCTTTACCAGTGCCTTCCTAGTAGGGATAACATACTTGGTTGCCAGTGAGGCCTTCACTGTGGGATGGGGAGTTAACGACATGTCATCTTTCTTTAACGAGCTCGTTCCAGGAGTAGTGTTGGGAATGAGGTTTGGAGGGTTCGTTCTAGCTTTAATCCTCACCGTTCTCCTTATAAATAGCGGTTTGACCGACTCCGTAACCTTTTTCAATACCGTGTCTAGAGTCGTCTACGCTATGGCCAAAGACGGAGTTTTAGATAAGAGGTTGGAAGGAGTACACGAGGATCGCAGAACCCCTCATGTGGCCGTTATGTTCTCTCTCATTTTCTCGCTCGTCTACGCCTTAGCGTTTTCAGCAGTTATTGGTCCAGAGAACGTGTTCCTTGCGGTCGGGATAACTACAACTTTCGGATTCCTAATTGCTCTATTCACAGCCAACGTAAGTCTTCTCTTCATTTTAAGGAGATTTAACTCATTGAATTGGTGGAACGTCTTATTGACCGTTGTCATAAACTCCATTCTCAGCTTCGTGATTTTCGCAAACGTAGTGACAACAGCAATAAACAGTTTCGTTCTGATAGGGGTGAGCACCTTTGTCGTATGGATGATAGCGGGAGTCATATACGGATACGTTAGGAGAGTTAGCACTTGA